A region of the Cytophagia bacterium CHB2 genome:
ACATGATGAAAGAAGTGTTTCTTGATTCGGCCTATGCAATTGCGCTTTCTGCTCCCAATGATCAATATCACGAGCGCGCGTTGCAGCTAGCGGAACAACTGGAGCGCGATGTCACGCGGTTGATCATAACTCGGGCTGTTTTGTTGGAGATCGAAAACACACTGGCTAAACAAAAGTATTGTAAAAATGCAGTTGTGCGCTCGAAAGATTTCAGCTTTTAGCTTGCATAAATCTGGGTATCAGAGTGTAAAACTCGATCGCAAAGTTCGTAATTTTAAGAAGACATTGACAGGCCAAAATAACAGCTATGGATGATAAGAAACCAGATTTACAAGAAATATCTGAACAATTTCGTGAACCGCTTCGAGATGCAATAGCTAAATTAGAATCATTGCATACATCAGCTTGGGACAGCAACGACGACATTGCCAAAACCACTATTTCAGTCGCGTCGGTAATCGTGGCGTTCACTGTAGCATTTTCAGGTTCTATGGCCAATCCTTCTGAATGTGTTACATGGAAATATATCATCTGTGCATCATGGGTTTTATTTTTGCTGTCAATTGTTGTGGCACTTGTAAGTCTTTGGTGCTCTCGGCAAGCAAGATCAACGTCCATCAGATTCTTGGAAAATTGGCCACAATTACAAGAAATTATTCCACTAATAATTAGCGAACCAAATGAATTTGAAAATAGAGTTCGAGATTGGCATAGAGAGACGATCGGTCCGATCAGAACAAATACTAAATGTGCAGAGCGTGCTTTGATAGCAAGTCTATTTTTATTTGCGTTTGCTATTATTGTCTTAGGAGTTGTCGGAATCAGACAAATAGTCTTTTGATTCAAAATCAACTCGTTTGAAAAGTAGGCGCTTTGCAAAGCAAATTTAATCTACCAACTTTTGGATAAACGATCCTCCGTTAAATTGAACTATCTAAAAAATTTTCATTTGCTTATAAAAAATGCGAGCACTTCTCCAACGCGTGCAAAAAGGCTCAGTGAAGGTCAACGGCGAACTCGTGGGCGCGATCGATCAGGGTTTGGTGATCCTGCTCGGCATTGCGAAGCACGACACCGCCGAAGATGCCGTTTATCTTGCCGATAAATGCGTGAACTTGAGAGTTTTTGAAGATGAGAACAGCCACTTCAATCACTCGCTGCTCGAAGCGGGCGGCAGCGTGTTGGTGATCTCACAATTCACGCTTTATGGCGACACGCGCAAGGGCCGGCGGCCCGGCTTTGACGAGGCCGCGCGCCCGGAAGCGGCAGAACCGCTGTATCGCGTCTTTATCGATCAATTGAAGCAGCACGCGATCAAAGTCGCCGAAGGCGTATTCGGCGCCATGATGCTGGTGGAGATTTATAACGACGGCCCGGTGACGTTCATGTTGGAATCGAAATCTAGCAACCGCGAATTGACGCGAATAAACGCGAATAAAAATTAGCGCACATTCGCGTGAATTAGCGGTTTCAAAAAACTGCATCATTTGTTTTTGAATATTTACAAAATGAGTTTCCCGTTGCCCTTGCCCAACAAACCGATCATTCTCGCGTCGTCCTCGCCGCGGCGCGCGGAGCTGTTGCAAAAAATCGGATTGGTCTTTGAAATTCATCCGAGTCATGTGGACGAAGAAGACGGCGTTTATCATCTGCCGCCGGCGGAGATGGTGACGGAATTGGCGCGGCGCAAGGCGCGGGCCGTTGCCGCGCATTACAAATCGGCGTTGATCATTGGCGCGGACACCACCGTCGTGCTCAACAATAAAATTTTAGGCAAACCCGCGACGGCGGCAGAAGCTTGCGAGATGCTGGCGCAGCTTGCCGGGCATACCCATGAGGTTTACACCGGATTTGTATTGATCGATCAGCCCGGCGGCCGCAGCGTGCAGGGCGTGGAGAAAACGGCGGTCACGTTCCGGCAGCTTCAGCGCGACGAAATCGCGGCCTACGTTGCCAGCGGCAATGCCATGGACAAGGCCGGCGCTTACGGCATTCAAGATTTCAGCGCGGTTTTCGTCGAACGCATCGAGGGATGTTTTTATAATGTCGTGGGCTTTCCGCTCACGCACTTCTACAGGAAATTACAGGAATTTTTGTGAAGTTTTATCTCAGGTGGATGCATGTTTGAAATTGGTGAAAAATTAAAGGCGGCACGCGCCGTGAAAGGCGTTGCGCTCGAAGATATTGCCGGCCGGACGCGCATCAATCTGGCTTATTTGCGCAATATGGAGGAAGGCAAATTCGATTTTCTGCCTAAACCAATCGTCATGGGTTTTCTCAAAACCTTTGCGAAAGAAGTCGGGCTGGATGGCAATGAATTGGCAATGCAACTGCAGCCGCCGGAGCTGCCCATTGACTTTGCTGCGCCGGCAGCGGAGATGCGCAAGCAAGCCACAGCCGCAGCCACCGCGGTTAGTCCCGCGCCGGTTCTCAGTCAGGATGATCTGAAAAGTGTTCGCCCGGGATTTCCTTATTTGAAGGAAATCGTCCTGGGCCTTGGCACATTGCTGGTGATGGCGTTGTTGTTTTATTTTGTGGCGCGTTCTCCCCAGGAAGAGCCGCAAATGGAAAGCGTTCCAGCGCAGAACGAAAGCGCGCCCCCGCCCGTGGCAAGCGGGCCGGTGCAAGAAATTTCGATTGCGCAAATGGCAGCTAATCCGGCGCAACAACCCAAAACCGATTCCACCGTTGCCGTCAAACAGGTGGAGGTGACGCTGGAAGCCCGATTCAAGGATCGCGTTTGGCTTGCCATCACCATCGATGATTCGTTGAAGACGGATTCCATTTATCGCGCGGGCATGGCGGAAACCTGGCGCGCGAAGAAAAATTTTCGTCTCAGCATGGGCAATGCGGGCGCCGTGACACTGCTGCTTAACGGGAAAGAACTGGAGAAGATCGGCCTCGTCGGGCAGGTGGCGGATGTTGTCATTACGCCGGCCGGCGTCATGGAAAAACGCTTGCGGCAGCCGCAGCGCCAAAAAACGCCGGAGATTCCGCCGGTGCGCACGCGGCTGAACAATCATTAACTGCGCTTTCAAATTTGGAATTTTGAATGGTTAATTGCGAATGGTCAATTGATCTGGAACATTAGTTTTAAAAAGATCTGATTGCGGCTTGAATGCCGCCTTACGCACAACCGAAGGACGACGATGTCACAAAGGATTCATTTGATTGCGATTTGCGGCACAGGAATGGCCGCACTGGCCGGCATGCTCAAAGAACGCGGGTATCATGTCACCGGCTCTGATGAAAATGTTTACCCGCCGATGAGCACGTTTTTAGAGAGTAAAGGCATTCCGGTTGTTTCCCCGTTTGACGCAAAAAATCTGCAACCCGCGCCTGATCTTGTCGTGGTTGGCAACGCCATGTCGCGCGGCAATCCCGAAGTCGAATATGTGCTCAACGAGCAGATCCGCTACGCCTCGCTTTCCGAGATGCTGCGCGAGTATTTCATTCGCGGCAAGTATTCGTGTGTGGTTGCCGGAACGCACGGCAAAACCACGACGAGCAGCCTGCTCGCGTGGACGCTGCAACACGCCGGACTCGCGCCCAGCTTTTTTATCGGCGGCATTCCGGAAAATTTCGGCCAGGGTTATCAACTGGGCAGTGGCAAGCATTTTGTGCTGGAAGGGGATGAATACGACACGGCATTTTTTGACAAGCGCGCCAAATTTTTGCATTACCTGCCCAATCTCGTCATTCTCAACAATATTGAATTCGATCACGCCGACATTTACAAAAACATTGATGAGATACAACTTGCGTTTCAACGCTTGATCAATATTATTCCCGGCAACGGCCATTTGATTGCGTGTACCGACGATCCCATTGTGCGCGCGCTGATACCGCGCGCCTTTTGCAAGGTTATTACGTTTGGCGCGCAAGAACCGACGGAGTGGTCGGCAAAAGACATTCACCCGGCGGAAAACGGCGTGGAATTTTCCGTGATCCACAACGGCAAGCGCTTGTCGCAAGCGTTTCTCTCCCTGGCCGGCGAGCACAATGTCAAAAATGCGCTGGCGGTGCTGGCGGCGGGGGAGATTTTAGGCGTGCCGTTCGAACAAAGGCTGGAGGCGTTACAAGCATTTAAAGGCGTGCGCCGCCGGCTGCAATTGAAATTCGATGGCGAAGTGAAAGTCTTCGACGATTTTGCGCATCACCCCACGGAGGTAAAAGCGACCTTGCACGGTTTGCGCCAGCGTTTCCCACAGCGCCGGTTGTGGGCGGTGTTCGAGCCGCGCACGGCGACCACGAAGCGCAAGGTTTTTGAGCAGCAGTTTCTCGAGGCATTTCAAAACGCGGATCACGTCGTATTCGCGCCGATGCACCGCATTGACAAGGTGCCGGAAGCGGAGCGCTTGTCCCTGGAGGCCGTCGTTGCAGGCGTGCGCGCCATGGGCAAGCCGGTCGACATTGTGCCGGCCGGGAATGAAATGGCTAATTTCATCGCGCGCCAGCTTGCGCCGGGCGACGTTGTTTTGTTCATGAGCAACGGCGATTTCGGAGGAACACCCGGCTTGCTGGCGAGCATACTCATGTCCGAGGCCGGCAAAAGAAACGCTTGAGGCTTGGGCAGTCGTTTGGCCGAAGTTGTTGGGCGTGTCGCCCGGACATTTCACCATTATTGGTACGAGGAGAACCATGAGTGAACAACATGAGCAAGATTCAGCAAACATGCATACGAATGACGAGGCGGCATCGCCGGAACAGCACGAACGAACGGAACGCAGAAGATCATCTCATGACCGCGAGCGCCGGCCACGTCCCGGCGGAGGGGGACGCGGCGGCCCGCGCGGGCGAGACCGTCGCGGCGGCAGAGGGTTCGGCGGCGGCGGGCGTTTCCATGAGCGTGACGAAGAACCGCCCGATCCCAAAATCACCCAACTGATCAGCGAACTGGAAGAAAAGCTGAGCAGTTCGCATGCACCGGTGCAAATCGCGCAATTGAATCCCTTTGAGCGCAAGCAAGTGCATCGCCATTTCGAACGCAACAAGGCACTGTTTGAAACCAAAACCTATCGCGACGGTGAAGATCACGTTTTATGGATTTTCCCGGTGGCAAATCTGAAAAAATTCGTGGAGACCAAGGCGCAGGAAGCGCTGGACAGCGGTGAAGACGTGGCCCTGCCGCCGATGAGCAACTACGAGCGTTTTATCGTTCACAATGTCTTGAAGGATCTCGGCAATATCGAGACGACTTCGGTGGGCGAGGGCGAGGAGCGTCACATCGAGATTCATCCTAAAAAATTTGGCAGGGGTTTGAAAAAGATCGTGAAGAAGATCAAGCTGTTTTGAGGCATGATTGTCTCCCTGCTTGAAAAGCAAATCGCCTGCACCAATTTTTAAACAAGTTGACACCTGTAGTTCTTGGAGCGGCCTTAAACTCTGCCTGTAAAAGTGGAAATCCCACCAAGAAAAAAGCTTTTTGGTGGGATTTCAGTTTTGTGAGTAAGAACCTTTCAGAATTTTGTTCTATGTTTGAAAAACGAATCGCCCTAAAGCGAAATTCCGGGCGTTTATAGCCGAAAAGAGAACCGTCAAAGAGGCGCTTATTTTTTATTTTTGGGCGGCTTCGCTTTGGCAAGAGGTTACGGTTATGGAAAATCGGGGATACGGTTTCAGCCCATCACATCTCCACCAGGAATTCTGCTCCCTATCCTGTTGTTTTTTCCTCCTTGTTTTTCTTCCGGAAATGTTTTAGGTTGCCGCTTCCATTTTTTGTTCAATCGCGCCTCCCGGGCAAACAACTAGCGCATTGCCACGGTCAGCCGTCAATGGTTTATTTTCGATTTTCACCACAACTGGAGAAAACGCATGCAAAAAATCAGCTTCACCTCACGTCTGGGATTTTATGACGAAGTGAGACAACGCGTCAACCGTTATTTTGAAGAGAAACAAATTTCGCCCCATGCAGACTGGCGGATGTATTTGAAAACTGTGATCATTCTGCTGTGGCTCGCGACCTCATACATTTTGCTTGTATTCGCGACCTCGTCATTGGTAATGGCCGTTATTACTGCCGTCGCGGTGGCGCAGGGCTTTGCGTTGGTGGGATTCAATATTCAGCACGACGGCAATCATGGCAGCTACTCAGGCAACGGAGTCGTCAACTGGATTATGGGATTCATGCTCAATTTGATTGGCGGCAGTTATTTCTTCTGGAAGTACAAACACAATATCCTGCATCACACCTACACGAATATCAACGAATTGGACGATGACATTCAAATGCAGGGCATCATGCGGTTCAGTCCAGCACAGCCGCACCGCCGCTGGCATCGTTTTCAGCAGATTTATGCCTTTCCCGCCTACGGCTTGATGACGCTGCTGTGGGTCACCATTGGTGATTTTCGCAAATTCTTTTCCGGCCGCATCGGGGAATATGAGCTTCCCAAGCTTTCGAAATCTGAAACGGTTGTGTTCTTCTTGACGAAAGTCTTCTATTTCGGATATATGCTGGTGTTGCCGATGTTCTTTCATCCGGTTTTGCATGTCATCGGCTTTTTCGTGCTCGTGCATCTGGTGCTCGGCTTCACGCTGGCGCTCACGTTTCAGCTCGCGCATGTCGTCGAGGGCAACACCTTCCCGGAGCCTGATCCCGCCTCGGCCACGATCGAGAATGAATGGGCCATCCACGAAGTGGAAACCACGGCGAATTTCGCGCCCAAGAACAAATTGGCGTGCTGGTATCTTGGCGGCCTGAATTTTCAGATCGAACACCATCTTTTCCCGCGCATTTGCCACATCCACTATCCGGAGATCAGCGGCATTGTCGAAAAAGCATGCGCCGACTTCGGCATTAGTTATGTGTCCTACCCCACGGTGCGCGGAGCCATTGCAGCGCACTATCGTTTATTGAGAGATCTCGGGCGGTACGAGGAAATGCCGAAAGCGGCTTTGGCGTAATATTCCTCCAATTATTGGCAACCGTCGCGCCTGCACCTTGCGTGAGGCAAGGTGCAGGCGTGTGACGGGAAAATTTTTGTTTTTGCGTTGGCTCGAACGTATGCTTCTATCCGAAAAAGATGCCAAAACGAAATGGTGCCCGATGGCGCGGTCGGGATTCCGGCGGCATACGGACACCTCGCTCACCATCAATCGCAAAATCGGCAGCGGCAAGCCCGATCCGGATTGCTTATGCCTGGCGAGCGACTGTATGATGTGGCGCGCCGTCAACCTCATGAAGGAATTTGAAACGGTGCAAATGGGTTATTGTGGATTGGCGGGCAAACCGGAAGAACAAACCATGTGAAGGTCAAGACGCTTTCACGCGCTACTTCTCATTGCCGCATGAGCAGATAAATGCCCGCACCCAGGAGAAGCAACGGTAATGCGGCAGACAGCAAAGCCACCGGCAGAACAATCAGGCCCAATATGCCGGCAATTAATCCCAACGGAATAGCGATGGCGAACACGAGCACACCGGCAAGCAATTGCAGCGGCAAAGTCAATGTCCATAAACCGGCTTTGAGCACCCAAAACAAACCTTTGAAAGCCAGAGCGGCAATAATAACCAGCGCAAAGAGGGCGAATAATTCAAACATGACATTCTCCTCGTCGTTAGGTGAAAATTTCTACGAACAAACCAGAACGAGGTTGCATGGGATCTGAAGTGAAAATGGAACGAGTTTTTTGCGCGATACGATAACAATACCCGCCTGCTTCTCCATTTGAAACGCCACGATTAGGCATCAATAACTTAAGCTATTCCCCCGCAAACCATTCTGATCATCAGGATTTTTCCTTGAAAGCGGTAAATTTTCTTAACATCTTCTTCTCCACAATTTTTCAACTCGACGCAGACCCATTCAAACGTTGCTGCAAAACATGCAAAAAACTTGAGAGCTTTTCGTCTCAATCAAGACAAATGCAGTACCATCAAAGCAAAGATCTTTCAGAGAAGTTACATTTGATCCAATATTCATCAGGGTGATATAAGATTTTTGGACGTCGCCGACATTTGAAATTCTCACGTAAAATTATTCACCCAAAATCGCCGCAGAGTACTCACAGGCCTTTGCGCGTCTCGGTGACTTTGCATGCACTTTTTTGAGTTCCGGTTCGTTCGGGTTAGATTACAATATTTCGGGTGTCTCGCTGGCCGCCCATGTCAATCCACCTGAGTTGAATTCACCACAAGCATAACGGAATGCCATGAAAGCAAAACAATTGCTGCACGTGCCCCGGCATTTTCTCATTCTGGCGCTGCTCCATTTCATATTGGGATGCGGCTCGAGCATTCAAATCATCGACAAGCCGATTTCGTTTTCTGCTGAACGCGTGCAACTTACGCGCGACTATATCCACGCGCATTATGGCATTTCAACCCCGGATATTGTGATTACGCCGCGCATCATCGTATTGCACTGGACGGCGATAGCCGGGTTCGAACAATCGTTTGCCGCATTTCATCCAGAGAAGCTGCCCGCCTCACGGCCCGAACTGCAGAGCGCCGGCGAGGTTAATGTTTCGATTCAATTCCTCGTCGATCGTGATGGCAAAATTTATCGATTGATGCCGGAAAATCACATGGCGCGCCATTGCATCGGTTTGAATTATGAGTCGATCGGCGTCGAAAATGTGGGCGGACAAAACGGAGTTGACGATCTCACCGAGCAGCAGGTTGAGGCAAATGCCCGCTTGGTGCGTTACTTGGCGCGGAAATACGCCACCATCCGCTATCTCATCGGGCATCATGAATACAAAGAATTCGAAGGCCACGCGTTGTGGCGCGAGCGCGATGCGGGCTATCGCACCGAAAAAACCGATCCGGGCGAACGATTCATGAACGCCGTGCGCGCCAAAATCTCTGATCTCAAATTAAAAGGTGTGCATGAAATTCGAGCGGAAAGGTCGAACTCCTGACAATCATGAATCAACTTGAGTCATGTTAGTCTGTATATTCAAGGCTATGGTGTCAAGTTTGTTGCAGTCCATCAATAAAACTCCAACAAGCATCAATGAACAAGCAAAAACCGTGAGAGGTAACGCATAAACAAACAGCTCGAGCAGCGCTGTAATTTCACACCACATGGCTTTCAAAGATCATTTTTCCAAACTAGCGGGCGGCTACGCGAAATACCGGCCGCATTATCCCGCGGAGTTGTTCGCCTATCTTGCAGCGCAAGTTCCTGTTCATGATTATGCCTGGGATTGCGCCACAGGCAATGGCCAGGCGGCATTAACGCTACCCCGGCATTTTAACCGCGTCATTGCAACGGACGCAAGTGCAAGACAAATCATGCAGGCAAAGCCGCATAAACAGATAACGTATGTCGTTGCGCCAGGTGAGCAGGCGCCGATCGCTTCCCATACGATTGATCTCATTACGGCGGCGCAGGCGCTGCATTGGTTTAACCTCGATCTGTTTTACGCCGAGGTGAAGCGCGTGCTCAAGCCGGAAGGCGCGCTTGCCGTCTGGTGTTATGATTTGTTACGCATCTCTCCCGAGATTGATGCCGTGCTGCATGATTTCAACGAGAACATCATTGGGCCGTGCTGGCCGCCGGAACGGTATTGGGTTGGAAATCATTATGCCGATCTGCCGTTTCCATTTCTCGAACAAAAGGCTCCAACGTTTCAGATGGAAGCGCGCTGGCGGTTGGGCGATTTGCTGGGTTATCTCGGCACCTGGTCGTCTACTCAGGCTTATCTTGCACAACATCGCGCCGATCCCGTCGCGCAAATTGCTCCCAAGCTTGCGCAATTGTGGGGCGAGGGCCAAAAAACTAAAAAAATATGCTGGCCGCTGTATGTGAGAATCGGCAGGGCGCCTCGCATTTGAGCAAATTCGTTTTGCGCTTGCGATGCACAAAAATCAGCTCTGACAGCGCAAGCGGATAGTTCCTATTGCGGGCCTTTGTGGCTTCACGTCTCGCGTTGCTTGAAAGGCTTTTGTGACGCACCGGGCATGGCCATTGACGGAATGGTATTCATAGGAATTCACGGCTTCAATCGTTCATCAGTTTTGGCCGCACAACTCAAACAAACGGAAAACGTCATGTCTCCCATTTATCTTGATTACAACGCCTCAACACCCATTGCTCCGGAAGTTCTCGAGGCCATGCTGCCGTATCTCACCAGTCATTTTGGCAATGCCAGCAGCGCGCATGCGTACGGCCAGCAGGGGCGCCAGGCGATCATGAACGCGCGCGCGCAAGTTGCAGCGTTACTGAATTGTGAGCCGGATGAAGTCATCTTCACCAGCGGCGGCAGTGAAGCCAATAATTTTGCCATCAAAGGCTATCTCGATGCCCATCCTGACGCCGGCAATGAAATTATCACGCCGGCTATTGAGCATCCGGCCACCAGCGAAGCCTGCAAATACATGGAACGCGTGCGCGGCTATCGCGTTTTTTTTGCGCCGGTGGATGAATTGGGACGGGTGCAACTGGAAGCGCTGCAGCAGGCAATTTCTGCGCGCACCGCGCTGATTAGCGTGATGCACGCCAACAACGAAGTGGGCACGATGCAGCCGGTTCGTGAGATCACTGCGCTGGCGCATGCCCACAACATTGCCGTACATTGCGATGCGGCGCAATCCGCCGGCAAAGTACCCGTGAATATGAAACAGATGGAGGTGGATATGCTTTCAGTGGCGGGGCATACGCTTTATGCGCCGTTGGGCGTGGGCGCGCTCATCGTGCGGCGCGGCCTGCAACTGGAACGCCTGATTCATGGCGCCAAGCAGGAACAACAACGCCGCGCCGGCACCGAAAATGTCGCCGGCATCGTGGGACTTGGCAAGGCCTGCGACATTGCCGCAAGAGATCTGGAAAAAAATATGACACACATGAAAATGCTGCGCGGCCGTTTACGCACAAGCCTGAGTAAACAAATCGAGGAGATTAGATTCAACGGCCATGCGGAAGATGGTTTGCCCAACACTCTCAGCGTGAGTTTTCGCGGCGTGCAGGCGAATGCCCTGCTGGCTGAAATCAGCCACGAGATCGCCGCCTCCGCCGGGGCTGCCTGCCACTCCAGCGGAGAGATTGCGGTGTCGCATGTGTTGCAGGCCATGAACGTGCCGCGGGATTATGCCATGGGAACGTTGCGGCTTTCCGTGGGAAAATTTACAACGGAGGAAGAGATCGACCGCGCGGTAAAAGTGATAGCGCAGGGTGTTGGCAAATTGCGGCAGGGGTGATTGAATTTTCAGTGATAATAATTCGCTACTGCGGGTTTGAAAGTTTGCCGCCTGCCGAGCCCTCTTTTTTTGAAAGAGCCTTTGTTTGAGTTAATGGTCGAGCGCGATTTCAAGCATTTTTCAGCAAAACGATTTGCCCGGCATGATACAAGTCATGCTGGATCGCGTCGTGCAGCATGAATAACAAGGAGTAGCGCTGGCCGGGAACGACGTCTTTCGGTTGCGCTTCGGAACGTTGAGCACCGGCCTCGCCGCAGGTTAGCAGTGGTGACGCACGCCAGTGTCTCCTTCGCCGCAGGCCTTTGCCAAGCCTCACCTTCACGCGCGCGTTTGAGCTGATCGAGAATGCGGTTGCTTTCGGACATGATTTTCACCGACGATTTGCAGTTAATTGTGAAGACAAGATTTTCGTTGCCAGTTTGAGAAAAACTTATAGCTTTGGAAGGCAAAGCGATTTTTTCTATAAGAGGCACGTTATGGAAATGACCCTGGACGAAATTGTTCGAGAAATGAACGAGCTCGAACAACAAATGCAGAAGTTCGAATGGAAGTATAGCATCAAGTCCGCCGAATTCTATAAATTAGTGCTGGCCGGCAAGGTCGAAGAAACCTTCGAGCTGCATGAGTGGTTGGGGCTTTATAAGATTTGGCTCAAACGGCGAGAGAAATATCTCGATCTGCTCAAGTCGCCGTCCGCGATTCTAAAGCTCGTGCAGCCTATTGAAGACGACTTTTTTAAGGCAGAAGGCGTCGCGGCATGATTCCCGTTTTGTCTGAGTATGAACAATTCGTTTATTCGTTGCAAGCCCGATTTTCTAGTATTGAAACCTCAACCCTAGTGGTTAAGCGTACCAGTGCGGGTTCGGCGCAAGTTGTCGGGACATTATATTTTAATCGTGAGATGAAATTGCGTATTTTTGAAACAATAGACTTTGTTGAACGGTGCATCGAAGATTACAGTTACGAGATTTATCAAGGGGATGAAAAACTCTGTTGGTATGATTGCTGGCCGCATCCCGATGATCCTACGCTAACTGCGACCTTCCCACACCACAAGCATATTCCGCCCGACATCAAGCATCATCGTGTTCCAGCGCCTCATCTGAGCTTTGAACATCCGAACTTGCTAGTATTGATCCAAGAAGCTGAGGCGTTGACGTTGCAACATTAACCAATGTTGCCATACTCAAAACATAATTTTTTATTTGATCATCTGATATGCTCTCCAAGGATTTTTGTCTCTTCGTGAAATAAAAAAAATGCTGATACGGCCAATAAAACTAAGAAATCCAAGTCCGCGAGCCCATATGCAATAAAAGCGAGCAAAGATAAAATGCCAAGGCTCAATGCAAGAAGCCCACACCTTTTTGCAAGTTTTTGCTCACGCTGCA
Encoded here:
- a CDS encoding septum formation inhibitor Maf, producing the protein MSFPLPLPNKPIILASSSPRRAELLQKIGLVFEIHPSHVDEEDGVYHLPPAEMVTELARRKARAVAAHYKSALIIGADTTVVLNNKILGKPATAAEACEMLAQLAGHTHEVYTGFVLIDQPGGRSVQGVEKTAVTFRQLQRDEIAAYVASGNAMDKAGAYGIQDFSAVFVERIEGCFYNVVGFPLTHFYRKLQEFL
- a CDS encoding N-acetylmuramoyl-L-alanine amidase; amino-acid sequence: MKAKQLLHVPRHFLILALLHFILGCGSSIQIIDKPISFSAERVQLTRDYIHAHYGISTPDIVITPRIIVLHWTAIAGFEQSFAAFHPEKLPASRPELQSAGEVNVSIQFLVDRDGKIYRLMPENHMARHCIGLNYESIGVENVGGQNGVDDLTEQQVEANARLVRYLARKYATIRYLIGHHEYKEFEGHALWRERDAGYRTEKTDPGERFMNAVRAKISDLKLKGVHEIRAERSNS
- the mpl gene encoding UDP-N-acetylmuramate:L-alanyl-gamma-D-glutamyl-meso-diaminopimelate ligase translates to MSQRIHLIAICGTGMAALAGMLKERGYHVTGSDENVYPPMSTFLESKGIPVVSPFDAKNLQPAPDLVVVGNAMSRGNPEVEYVLNEQIRYASLSEMLREYFIRGKYSCVVAGTHGKTTTSSLLAWTLQHAGLAPSFFIGGIPENFGQGYQLGSGKHFVLEGDEYDTAFFDKRAKFLHYLPNLVILNNIEFDHADIYKNIDEIQLAFQRLINIIPGNGHLIACTDDPIVRALIPRAFCKVITFGAQEPTEWSAKDIHPAENGVEFSVIHNGKRLSQAFLSLAGEHNVKNALAVLAAGEILGVPFEQRLEALQAFKGVRRRLQLKFDGEVKVFDDFAHHPTEVKATLHGLRQRFPQRRLWAVFEPRTATTKRKVFEQQFLEAFQNADHVVFAPMHRIDKVPEAERLSLEAVVAGVRAMGKPVDIVPAGNEMANFIARQLAPGDVVLFMSNGDFGGTPGLLASILMSEAGKRNA
- a CDS encoding D-tyrosyl-tRNA(Tyr) deacylase: MRALLQRVQKGSVKVNGELVGAIDQGLVILLGIAKHDTAEDAVYLADKCVNLRVFEDENSHFNHSLLEAGGSVLVISQFTLYGDTRKGRRPGFDEAARPEAAEPLYRVFIDQLKQHAIKVAEGVFGAMMLVEIYNDGPVTFMLESKSSNRELTRINANKN
- a CDS encoding acyl-CoA desaturase, which gives rise to MQKISFTSRLGFYDEVRQRVNRYFEEKQISPHADWRMYLKTVIILLWLATSYILLVFATSSLVMAVITAVAVAQGFALVGFNIQHDGNHGSYSGNGVVNWIMGFMLNLIGGSYFFWKYKHNILHHTYTNINELDDDIQMQGIMRFSPAQPHRRWHRFQQIYAFPAYGLMTLLWVTIGDFRKFFSGRIGEYELPKLSKSETVVFFLTKVFYFGYMLVLPMFFHPVLHVIGFFVLVHLVLGFTLALTFQLAHVVEGNTFPEPDPASATIENEWAIHEVETTANFAPKNKLACWYLGGLNFQIEHHLFPRICHIHYPEISGIVEKACADFGISYVSYPTVRGAIAAHYRLLRDLGRYEEMPKAALA
- a CDS encoding class I SAM-dependent methyltransferase is translated as MAFKDHFSKLAGGYAKYRPHYPAELFAYLAAQVPVHDYAWDCATGNGQAALTLPRHFNRVIATDASARQIMQAKPHKQITYVVAPGEQAPIASHTIDLITAAQALHWFNLDLFYAEVKRVLKPEGALAVWCYDLLRISPEIDAVLHDFNENIIGPCWPPERYWVGNHYADLPFPFLEQKAPTFQMEARWRLGDLLGYLGTWSSTQAYLAQHRADPVAQIAPKLAQLWGEGQKTKKICWPLYVRIGRAPRI
- a CDS encoding aminotransferase class V-fold PLP-dependent enzyme; this encodes MSPIYLDYNASTPIAPEVLEAMLPYLTSHFGNASSAHAYGQQGRQAIMNARAQVAALLNCEPDEVIFTSGGSEANNFAIKGYLDAHPDAGNEIITPAIEHPATSEACKYMERVRGYRVFFAPVDELGRVQLEALQQAISARTALISVMHANNEVGTMQPVREITALAHAHNIAVHCDAAQSAGKVPVNMKQMEVDMLSVAGHTLYAPLGVGALIVRRGLQLERLIHGAKQEQQRRAGTENVAGIVGLGKACDIAARDLEKNMTHMKMLRGRLRTSLSKQIEEIRFNGHAEDGLPNTLSVSFRGVQANALLAEISHEIAASAGAACHSSGEIAVSHVLQAMNVPRDYAMGTLRLSVGKFTTEEEIDRAVKVIAQGVGKLRQG
- a CDS encoding DUF4115 domain-containing protein translates to MFEIGEKLKAARAVKGVALEDIAGRTRINLAYLRNMEEGKFDFLPKPIVMGFLKTFAKEVGLDGNELAMQLQPPELPIDFAAPAAEMRKQATAAATAVSPAPVLSQDDLKSVRPGFPYLKEIVLGLGTLLVMALLFYFVARSPQEEPQMESVPAQNESAPPPVASGPVQEISIAQMAANPAQQPKTDSTVAVKQVEVTLEARFKDRVWLAITIDDSLKTDSIYRAGMAETWRAKKNFRLSMGNAGAVTLLLNGKELEKIGLVGQVADVVITPAGVMEKRLRQPQRQKTPEIPPVRTRLNNH